In one window of Carassius carassius chromosome 38, fCarCar2.1, whole genome shotgun sequence DNA:
- the ctbs gene encoding di-N-acetylchitobiase — protein sequence MWITVSLFVLALTAQVWAKVCPCAREELCEPVRSQPAFEVFVFDVGKKAWKFYDWTKVTTVAAFGEYDAELMCYAHYKGARVVLKGDVPLSYIVDPVNRTAWIQEKVQLAKSQFMDGINIDVEQAVETSSPEYYALTALVKETTESFHTEIPGSQVSFDVAWSPKCIDKRCYDYLTIADSCDLLFVMSYDEQSQIWGDCIAMANAPFIQTLTAYDQYISMNIEPKKLVMGVPWYGYDYSCLNFTKEGTCAIPKVPFRGAPCSDASGKQIPYSIMMKQINSSISGRLWDDNQRAPYYNYKDTEGRVHQVWYDDPESIALKAAYVSQHGLKGIGMWNGNLLDYSSDPIAQQQTEDMWNALTPGEHRESAAVLSQTE from the exons ATGTGGATTACTGTATCTCTCTTCGTGCTCGCTTTGACCGCGCAGGTGTGGGCCAAAGTTTGCCCATGTGCACGAGAGGAACTCTGTGAACCCGTCCGATCCCAGCCGGCGTTTGAG GTTTTTGTATTTGATGTTGGGAAAAAGGCTTGGAAGTTTTATGACTGGACCAAAGTGACAACGGTTGCAGCTTTTGGAGAATATGATGCTGAGCTCATGTGTTATGCTCACTATAAAGGAGCTCGTGTGGTCCTGAAAG GAGATGTACCACTTTCATATATTGTGGATCCAGTAAATAGGACAGCTTGGATTCAGGAAAAAGTCCAGTTGGCAAAGAGTCAGTTCATGGATGGAATAAACATAGACGTTGAGCAGGCAGTGGAGACCAGTTCCCCTGAATATTATGCTTTGACAGCCCTTGTCAAGGAAACCACTGAAAGCTTCCACACAGAGATCCCAGGCTCTCAG GTATCATTTGATGTGGCTTGGTCGCCCAAATGCATTGATAAGCGTTGCTATGACTACCTTACCATTGCAGATTCATGCGATCTCTTGTTTGTTATGTCCTATGATGAGCAAAGCCAGATCTGGGGTGATTGTATTGCCATGGCAAATGCCCCCTTCATTCAGACACTGACAG CTTATGATCAATACATCAGCATGAACATAGAGCCAAAGAAACTTGTTATGGGTGTTCCATGGTATGGTTATGACTACAGCTGCCTTAATTTCACAAAG GAAGGAACATGTGCAATTCCAAAAGTGCCATTCAGAGGGGCTCCATGTAGCGATGCATCCGGTAAACAAATTCCCTACAGCATCATGATGAAACAGATCAACAGCTCAATTTCAGGAAGACTGTGGGATGACAACCAGCGAGCTCCATATTATAATTACAAG GACACAGAAGGCAGGGTCCATCAGGTGTGGTATGATGACCCTGAAAGCATTGCTCTGAAGGCTGCCTATGTATCACAACATGGTCTGAAAGGAATCGGAATGTGGAACGGAAATCTCCTGGACTACAGTAGTGATCCAATCGCCCAGCAACAGACGGAGGACATGTGGAACGCCCTTACACCTGGGGAACACAGGGAGTCTGCTGCAGTCTTATCACAAACTGAATAA
- the agtrap gene encoding type-1 angiotensin II receptor-associated protein isoform X2, translating into MEIPAINLKAIVLAHWLLTLWACSFPWLPTSYVLGNMSVLAVGVWAIAQRDSIDAVLMFLIGLALTILTDIVHFGLYYANAEGGKTDLFRFCGGMAILNLLLKPVSCVFVYQMYRERGGEYNVNFDLETSVDSRCTTDSADSTLLSRRY; encoded by the exons ATGGAAATACCAGCCATAAATCTCAAG GCCATCGTGTTGGCTCACTGGTTACTGACACTCTG GGCATGTTCATTTCCCTGGCTTCCTACGTCTTATGTGTTGGGGAACATGAGTGTTCTTGCAGTGGGAGTGTGGGCCATTGCACAAAGAGACTCCATAGATGCTGTATTAATG TTCTTGATTGGCTTGGCACTGACCATCCTGACTGATATTGTTCATTTTGGGCTGTACTATGCGAATGCTGAAGGGGGAAAAACTGACTTGTTCCGCTTTTGTGGGGGCATGGCCATCCTGAACCTGCTGCTCAAACCTGTTTCCTGTGTCTTTGTCTACCAAATGTACCGTGAGCGAGGTGGCGAATACAATGTCAACTTTG ACCTGGAAACCTCCGTGGACAGTCGCTGCACCACAGATAGTGCTGATAGCACACTGCTCAGCCGTCGCTACTGA
- the spata1 gene encoding spermatogenesis-associated protein 1, whose amino-acid sequence MSGFTGKRSGITERVELHVFYVPDEQFDRRLNKVSAEAVDTFISAGFIRVDSDASLSDLRSDLGTFLGLDRIADRYVFLKCVGRSLALVKFRQEGELTVKCFTPPFAPFPELYILPMGENDSCLCSSSLTTDTLISNTDNHSHDLPRPTCVPGNIKEPIIFPSINKGPQQSVLMQDAEEDESDEDTRSTDTPHLTHSSQDQIGPVHKQSDRHLAKQGGFFQVEMNTAPKKKHCFKRKNRNSGATESFEDSHGLARKFNSCLTLKSSKEKTDDMVLMCRPISPLPAERSSPLSVYSLELYTQQTTTKNELIEEIKLLKGQRKELEQTRQELLKKGRELLALNRHRRNQARDRWKRQYFDTKKATTLLEDTLKSVRLELHTFYSKMLQQIQARDGAKRQTLAKKHSRTKLKNELIIQIMTESSEIDNLRKNVDDAKIKLATEIKLRKQAATELQALKAELMQKRAQL is encoded by the exons ATGAGCGGGTTTACTGGCAAGCGGAGTGGAATTACAGAG CGTGTGGAGCTGCATGTGTTTTATGTACCTGATGAACAGTTTGATCGGAGGTTGAATAAAGTATCAGCTGAAGCTGTGGACACTTTCATCTCCGCTGGATTTATCAG AGTTGATTCAGATGCGAGTCTGTCTGATCTCAGATCTGATCTTGGAACATTTCTTGGACTGGACAGAATTGCAGATAGATACGTTTTCTTAAAATGTGTTGGCAGAAGTTTGGCACTG GTTAAATTCAGACAAGAGGGAGAACTGACAGTAAAATGCTTCACTCCACCATTT GCTCCTTTTCCTGAGCTCTACATTTTACCCATGGGAGAGAATGACAGTTGCCTTTGCTCTAGCTCTCTGACCACTGATACTTTAATAAGCAACACTGACAATCACAGTCACGATTTGCCCAGACCAACGTGTGTGCCTGGCAACATAAAAGAGCCCATTATATTCCCCTCAATCAATAAAGGACCTCAGCAGTCTGTCCTAATGCAGGATGCAGAGGAGGACGAGAGTGATGAAGACACAAGATCCACTGACACTCCTCATCTAACACACAGTTCGCAAGATCAGATTGGGCCTGTACACAAACAATCCG ACAGACATCTTGCTAAGCAGGGAGGCTTTTTTCAAGTAGAAATGAATACAGCTccaaaaaagaaacattgttttaaaagaaaaaacagaaactCTGGAGCGACGGAGTCATTTGAGGATTCTCATGGACTGGCAAG GAAATTTAACAGTTGTCTGACACTGAAATCAAGCAAAGAAAAGACAGATGATATG GTTCTTATGTGTAGACCAATCTCTCCACTCCCAGCAGAGAGAAGTTCTCCACTGTCTGTCTATTCCCTTGAACTTTATACACAACAAACAACCACTA AAAATGAACTGATAGAGGAAATTAAGCTACTCAAAGGGCAAAGGAAGGAGCTTGAACAAACAAGGCAAGAGCTTTTGAAAAAGGGCAGAGAGCTTTTAGCTCTTAACAGACATCGCAGGAACCAAG CACGTGACCGATGGAAGAGGCAATATTTTGATACTAAGAAGGCAACAACACTTCTGGAGGACACACTGAAGAGTGTTCGCCTTGAACTTCACACCTTCTACAGTAAAATGCTACAACAAATCCAAGCCCGGGATGGTGCAAAACGACAAACGCTAGCAAAGAAACATTCAAGAACAAAGTTAAAG AATGAGTTAATAATCCAGATTATGACAGAGAGCAGTGAAATTGATAATCTGAGGAAAAATGTGGATGATGCTAAAATTAAACTGGCCACAGAGATCAAG TTGAGAAAGCAAGCTGCCACAGAACTACAGGCCCTGAAAGCAGAACTGATGCAAAAGAGAGCTCAGTTATAA
- the agtrap gene encoding type-1 angiotensin II receptor-associated protein isoform X1 has protein sequence MEIPAINLKAIVLAHWLLTLWACSFPWLPTSYVLGNMSVLAVGVWAIAQRDSIDAVLMFLIGLALTILTDIVHFGLYYANAEGGKTDLFRFCGGMAILNLLLKPVSCVFVYQMYRERGGEYNVNFGFPKITRNRDAYQSIDHQDQSGSSASSYNQAEGGKPGPSSY, from the exons ATGGAAATACCAGCCATAAATCTCAAG GCCATCGTGTTGGCTCACTGGTTACTGACACTCTG GGCATGTTCATTTCCCTGGCTTCCTACGTCTTATGTGTTGGGGAACATGAGTGTTCTTGCAGTGGGAGTGTGGGCCATTGCACAAAGAGACTCCATAGATGCTGTATTAATG TTCTTGATTGGCTTGGCACTGACCATCCTGACTGATATTGTTCATTTTGGGCTGTACTATGCGAATGCTGAAGGGGGAAAAACTGACTTGTTCCGCTTTTGTGGGGGCATGGCCATCCTGAACCTGCTGCTCAAACCTGTTTCCTGTGTCTTTGTCTACCAAATGTACCGTGAGCGAGGTGGCGAATACAATGTCAACTTTG GTTTTCCAAAGATAACTCGAAACAGAGATGCCTACCAGTCCATTGACCATCAGGACCAGTCTGGCAGCTCTGCCAGCTCCTACAACCAAGCAGAAGGTGGCAAACCTGGGCCAAGTTCCTACTAA